CGCTTCGCGCCACGTCAGGCGCGGGAAGGGCGGGTGCACCGTCCAGCCGGCCTCGGCCGCGGCCTCCCTCACCACACCCTCGACGACCGCCATGACGTCGTCCGGCTCGACGAACGACATCTCGATGTCGACCTGGGTGAACTCCGGCTGCCGGTCGGCGCGCAGGTCCTCGTCGCGGAAGCAGCGGGCAACCTGGTAGTAGCGCTCCACCCCCGCGACCATCAGGAGCTGCTTGAACAGCTGCGGGGACTGGGGAAGGGCGTAGAAGCGGCCCCGGTGCACCCGCGAGGGGACGAGGTAGTCCCGCGCTCCTTCCGGCGTCGAGCGGGTGAGGATCGGCGTCTCCACCTCCCAGAACCCCTCCCGGTGCAGCGCCTCCCGGATCGCCCGGGTGATCCTGGAACGCATCTCCAGCGCCTGCCGCATCGGCTCGCGCCGGAGGTCGAGGTAGCGGTACCGGAGCCGCGTCTCCTCCGTGGGGAGCTGGGCGGCGGCGGGCTGGAGGGGCAGCTCGTCGGCATCGGCCAGGACGCGCAGCGCCTTCGCGCGCACCTCGATCTCTCCGGTGGCCATCTCGGGGTTGACCGTCTCCGGGGTGCGCTCCGCGACGAGGCCCTCCACCTCGACGACCGTCTCCACGCGCAGGCCGGAGGCGGTCCGGTGGATCGGGCCCGATTCCGGGTCGAACACCACCTGGACGATCCCCGAACGGTCGCGCACCTGCAGGAAGACCAGACCGCCGAAGTCGCGCCGACGATGGACCCAGCCGGCCACGCGCACCGTTCGCCCCGCGTCTTCGCGCCGCAGCAACCCGCACGGCTGCCGCTCCGGCCGGCGCCCTTCATTCCCCATCGCCACCGTCCTTTCGGGTTCCGAGCAGCTTCGCGGCGAGCGCCGCCGGTTCCAGCGGCGCCTCCGTCTGCTCTCCGCTGTCGAGGTCCTTGAGGGTGACCCTCTCCCGGGCCAGCTCCTCCTCTCCGATCAGCACGGCGTAGCGGGCCCCGGAGCGGCCGGCGCGCTTCATCTGTCCGCCGAGCCCGTGGCCCGAGGTGTCCCACAGCACCGCCAGCCCGCGAGCGCGGAGCGACTGGACGTACCGGAAGGCACGGCGGCGCGCTTCCTCTCCCAGCGTCACCAGGTAGACGTCCGGGCGGCGGGCCGCCTCCTCCGAGTCGGCGCCGGCGGCGAGCAACAGGCGTTCGATCCCGGCGGCCCACCCGAGTCCCGGGACGTCGGGCCCGCCGAGCGCCGCGACGAGTCCGTCGTAGCGGCCGCCGCCGAGGACGGCGTTCTGGGCCCCGAGCGCCGCGCTCCTGATCTCGAATGCGGTGCGAACGTAGTAGTCGAGACCGCGAACCAGCCGTGGATCGACGAGCGGTTCGACACCGACCTGGCCGAGCGCGTCGACGACGGCCTCGAAGTGCCGGCGGCACGGTTCGCACAGGTGATCGAGCGCCCGCGGAAGGCCGTCGAGCGCCGCCTGGCAGCTCTCGTTCTTGCAGTCGAGCACGCGCAACGGATTCCTGTTCATCCGGTCGCGACAGTCCCGGCACAGCGCCGGGGCGCGTGCCTCGAGCGCCTCCAGCAGCGCGGCCCGGTAGCGCGGACGGCAGTCCCGGTCGCCGAGGCTGTTGACGTGGAGGCGGAACTCGCCGACGCCCGCCTGCCGCACGAACTCCGTCGCGAGCACGATCGCCTCGGCGTCGGCCTCCGGGGCGGGCTCGCCGAAAACCTCGATGCCCACCTGGTGGAACTGCCGGAGCCGCCCCTTCTGCGGCCGTTCCCGGCGGAAGGCCGGTCCGAGATAGTAAAGGCGTGTCAGGCCGCGCCGGTCCAGCCCGTGCTCGATGAACGCCCGGCAGACCGAGGCGGTGATTTCGGGCCTGAGGGAGACGCTCTCATCTCCCGCGAGGAAGGTGAACATCTCCTTTCCGACGATGTCGGTCGCCTCCCCCACCGAGCGGACGAAGAGCTCGGTCCGCTCGAGGTGCGGCGGGCGGATCTCCCGGAAACCGTACCGGTGCATCAGGCGGTGCACCCCCTGCTCGAGGCGCTGCCAGCGCTCCGTCTGGCCCGGAAGGATGTCGTGGAACCCGCGCAGGCTCTGCAGTCGTCTGCCCACGAGACGCCTCCGCCCGCCGGGGTCCGGCGGGCGGGCCATTCTGCCACGCCTCCCTTCCGGGGTCAGACGGCCGCGCCCGCGCGCCGCGTCCGCTATGCTCCCCCGCCGATGCGACGCTCCTGGCTGATCGGTGCCTGCCTGATTCCCGCGGCCGCGGCGGCCGGGCCGCCCGCCCCGCACCTGGCGGTGCCGTTGCCGGCGGCGCCGGTGTCCGGTCCGCTGGCGATCCCCGGCGATCCTCCCGCGCTGCTGCTGTGGTACGGGGACACGCTGGAAAAGCGCGAGGCGGCCACCGGCGAGCCCGTCTGGCGGATCCCGCTCGGGCCCGGAGGCCATCTGCAGTCCCGGGCGTTCGGCGAGGGCCGCTGCGGTCCCGCGGTGGGGTGGGCCGGTGTAAAGGACGGTGCCGCCGAGTTCCGGTCGATCTGCCTCGCGGACGGACGGATCGCGGCCCGGACCCCGCTCCCGCGCAGCCCGGTGGGCGCTCCTGTGCCGGTCCCCTCCCCGGACCGGCCGCTGCGCTGGTTCGTTCCGCTCGAGGGCGGGACGGTGGCCGAAATGGACGCCGAGGGCGGCGTCCGGGCCGTGCACGTCGTGGGCACCCCGCTGGTCCCTCCGCTCGTCGCCCTCCTGGGCGGGGCGGCCGCGTGGGTGGGCGATCCCCCGAGGCTGACGCCGCTCGAACGGCACCGGCGGCGCGGTCTTCCCGAGGGAGCCGATCCCCGCACCGCGGCGGTCGAGGGGGACTGTGTGGTCGCGGGCGCCGGGCGGGCGGCCGTCGCCTGGAGCTGCCGCCGCCGCCACGGCCGGATCCGGTGCCGGCGCCTCTGGCGGCAGCGCCTCGGCGCCGGGCTCACCGCACCCCCGGTCATCGACGGCGGCCGCGTCCTCGTTCCGAGCCTCGACACGTTCCTCTACGGGTTCGCGCGCGACAACGGCCATCTCCTGTTCAGGTCCCGCGCCGAGCACCGCCTCGCGTCCCCCGGAGCCCTCTTCGACGGACGGATCGCCTTCACCCCCGCAGCCACCGCCGAGATCCTCGTCTTCGACCGGGGGGACGGGCGCCGCGTGGCGACCATCCGCGGCGAGCGGGGGGAGCTCTTCCTCACCCCGCCGGCTCCGGCGGGCGACCGCGTGTTCGTGGCCGTGCTGGCGTTCCCCGGGGAGAAGGTCGAGCTGCGCGGCTACCCCTTGCCGTCCGATTGAGGCCCGGTCCCCGGCCCCACCGGCTCGCCGCGCAGCGCCGCGAGGAAGCGCTCCTCGATCAGGCGGCACACACCGTCGCCCGGCTTCCCCTCGCCCTGCACGGGAAGGCGATCGAGCGGCAGGATCGCCTTGGCCATCGAGCGATGACCGCCGGCGCCGCCCAGGTCGCCGAAGGCCGCCTTCACCACCGCCCCTGCCTTCTGCACGAACCCCACGTTCCGGATCGAGATGCTGACCTCGCCGTCCACCACGCCCGAGACGACCGACCAATCGACGTCCTCGATCTGGAGGCAGAAATCGGCCAGCTGCGGGATGACGTCCTCCCGCGCCACGCGGCCGAGGTGGCTGAAGATCACGCGCTCCTCGATCCGCGCGTTGCGCAATCCGTCGGCGAACGCCCCGAGCGTCTCCCGCGGCAGTGCCGGACGTTCGATGCGCCTGATCCAGTTCAGGTTGGCTCGCTGGAACAGCCACGTGAAGGCATCCACATCGGCCGGCGTCACCGGGCGGTCGAGCATCATCGTGTCCGCCCGGATGGCGTACAGCAGCGCGGTCGCGAGGCGCTCGTTCACCTTCACGCCCTCGGCCCGGAGGTACTCGACGAGGATCGACGCGGTGGCCCCGTAGGCGTTCCGGACGTCGCGGAACCTCGCTTCGTAGGTGGTCTGCACCGGATGGTGGTCGATGACCGCGTCCACCCGGGGCAGCCGGATGCGCAGGTGGGGCGGTTGCGTGTCGACCATCACGATCCGATCGAACCTCTCGAGGTCGCCTTCGGTCACCGGCTCCACGCCGAGGTCGAGCACCCGGAGCATCGCCAGATTCTCGGGCCGGGTCACCCGGCCGAACGATCCCATCGGCATCGTGGAGCGCGTCCGCCCGAGGAGGGTGCGCAGCGCGAGACCGCAGGCGAGTCCGTCGGGATCCGGATCGTCCTGCAGCAGCACGAGGATCTTCTTCGCGTCGCCCAGGATCTCCCGGAGCCGCCGGACGAGCGGGCGCGCCGCCGCCAGCCGCGCGTCGACGGCCAGCGACTCGCGGAAGCGCTCCCCCACCGGCACGATGTGGGCCCAGGGGTAGTCGGTCACCGCGAAGGAGAGCTTCTCCAGCGGGACGTTAGAGAGCGCGATCACGGGGGTGTCCCGCCGTTCCGGCTTGACCGCCTCGAGGACGGTCCGCAGGCGCCGGTGATCCCGGAGCGAGATCACCAGAAGCCTGGCGGGGAGGAGTTCTCGGTACAGCGCCCGGTCGCGCAGGCGCCCGCGGGCGACGGCGACACCCTGCCGCTTGAGAAACCGCTCGAGCGAGACCGACTCCACGGCGAAGGCCAGCTCCTCCGGGCGGTTCCCGAGCGCCTGGAGCATGAGCACCGCGTGCGAGCGGCTCTGGCAGACGACGGCGTAGCGCACGGCCGTGCCTCAACCGCACCCGCGGCGGCGCCGGCTCCACGCCGCGCCGGCGGCCGCGGCCGCGCCGGCGGCGTCGGCCGCGAGATCGCCGAGGGAGGCGTTCCGGCCGGGGACGA
This genomic window from Acidobacteriota bacterium contains:
- a CDS encoding histidine--tRNA ligase gives rise to the protein MARPPDPGGRRRLVGRRLQSLRGFHDILPGQTERWQRLEQGVHRLMHRYGFREIRPPHLERTELFVRSVGEATDIVGKEMFTFLAGDESVSLRPEITASVCRAFIEHGLDRRGLTRLYYLGPAFRRERPQKGRLRQFHQVGIEVFGEPAPEADAEAIVLATEFVRQAGVGEFRLHVNSLGDRDCRPRYRAALLEALEARAPALCRDCRDRMNRNPLRVLDCKNESCQAALDGLPRALDHLCEPCRRHFEAVVDALGQVGVEPLVDPRLVRGLDYYVRTAFEIRSAALGAQNAVLGGGRYDGLVAALGGPDVPGLGWAAGIERLLLAAGADSEEAARRPDVYLVTLGEEARRRAFRYVQSLRARGLAVLWDTSGHGLGGQMKRAGRSGARYAVLIGEEELARERVTLKDLDSGEQTEAPLEPAALAAKLLGTRKDGGDGE